From the genome of Rana temporaria chromosome 8, aRanTem1.1, whole genome shotgun sequence:
TAGAAATTCATGATCTCATTCTACAATGCGACTTAGACTGTCTCTTTATTActgaaagctggctcacagctgactgtaacaccattctgggtgaactggtgccagagaactatcgcataataacagaaaacagagtggggcaaagaggaggaggcctggcagtgatctaCAAGAGttccctctcgatcaccaaaccagtccgtCAAAacacacttccattcatggaaaccctctccctacaacttcaaacaaatccccaagagatcgtccatatcctactctgctatagaccaccgggtctAAAATCGCAGTTTCTCACATCACTGACAGAGTTCATTTCCACTTATACactaaacagcaaacatcttttgctgcttggggatctcaacctttgggccaactcctcactcgATCCCGTGGCCGTCGCTTGCATCgaccacttggaaggactaggtctgcagcagcTAGTATGTGagcccacacatgcttctggtcacacgctcgatcttattttcagacaagatctggaagtaaaaattctggaaaatgaactgttaccatggacagaccaccatgtaatcaaattcatgattaccaaaaatgcccctttaacaaaaacaccaaaaccagtgacaatgcactggacgagatctcagaagaagctccattcggaactcttcagaaCAACATTAGGGAATAAAGTAAAAGACATTCTTTCTCATCAGTCAGCCACGGAAACCCTGGATGCCATTAACAtagctctactacagtcagccgactgaAAATACAACcgcagctggtttaacgaccagctagcGTTGTTTAAGCAAGAAcgtagaagagcggaagcagcttggaaaagaagcacttCAGACGAAAACCACGCCGCCTACAAGGAAATAACCAAAAAATACCACATAGAAATTTTgaaggccaaaaaaaataatttttccaaaATCATCactaatgccctaaaccgcccccgtgaactcttcaagctggtcacacagaccatgaatccagtctgtcttgaagcccccaattctgatacccaagaattttgcaatgaattatcgtatcacttcattaacaaaattgaaaggatccgtgaaagcattcagcaaaacagtaccCCACTCAATCCCCCCCTTAGTCAACCGCCCAACGCCCATGGAAATCAGCCACAATCAACTaggttcactctaaaacccatctccatcgaggacacaaaaaatatcatgagcgccctgcgaaatagcacagcgccaaatgatattatccccaccaaactgcttaaggaatgtgccgatattcttGCACCACCTATCAAACAGCTGATTAACCATTCATTCAGTGAGGGCATAGTGCCCACCctgttgaaacaaggtataatcaaacccatcCTAAAGAagcccacccttgaccccaaggaccctgaacatcgtcgtcccataacaggcctgaacgtctgaacgtcttctccaaggtaatggagaaagtggtggtacaacagctgcaacagcatttagacacccataatttgctcgatccttttcaatcgggtttccgtccaggacacgggacggaaacggcattgctcaaaatatgggatgatgctctagaggccgcagacgaaggagaatcttgtcttctagtactgttggacctcagcgcagcttttgacacggtagaccacaaacttttgctgactcggctagttgaagtagccaaagtcgcagaatgtgacttatcctggttctcctcctttttggaaaaccgatcacaagtagtgaaactgggaccgttcacttctgaaaaacgcacggtatcatgcggagtccctcaaggatcccctctgtccccggtgctgtttaatatctatcttcgccccctttttgaaatcattagcagccaaaagctgctctaccactcttatgcggatgacacacaattgtactttcgcatctgcaacaaaaaggatcatcatctcgctctagagaaatgcctctctttgatagagaactggatgacaaagagttatcttaaactcaacggatcaaaaacagaacttcttctgtttcacgctaaTTGAAAGAATCAACCGGCAACAGCCTGGActcctccgcccattctgggcaaaatcatcacccctagcaccaaagtcaaaagtctcggggtcatttttgacacctacatgacaatggatgcacaaatagggtcagtagtcagtggatcacaccatctgctgcgcctactacgcagacttattccatttattcccaaagaggacatagcagtcgtggtgggaacaattgttaactccagactcgactatgcaaatgccctgtacctcggactcccaaagtaccaaatcactcgcctgcaggtcgttcagaatactGCCGCGCGACttatgactgggaaaaaaccatgggaatcaattttgccctcactgagaagccttcactggctgccagtgaaagatagaatcactttcaaagcactttgtctgacgcacaaatgtattttgggaaatgcCCCCAGGTATTTGTGCGAAAAACTAAAGGCTTACAACccaaatcgcgttctgcgatcctcaaaccaaaatttactccaaatccccaaaaccagatacaagtccaaaggagaaagaagatttgctgtccaaggccctcgactttggaacactttaccaacctccattcggttggaggagaaccacttggcctttaggagaaacatcaaaacccatctcttttgaagtCAAAGGAGTAATggtcaacaagcgcccagaggcgattcagttcgcatgtgcagcgctatataagtttttcactcactcactcactaaagGAACAGTCACCTGTTTCTCTATCCTTGCAAATAGTTGCTACAGGACACGCACCAGTTGAACTGTCCACTAGGGGGAGCCATACAGTTGTGACTTTATGTGATTAATATAAGTGAATGCATTACGTTGTGTTTTCTATTGTTTACATGAGACTTGGTGGAGAGGTGCCCCCGTGTTGAAGTTAGTGCACTGGGAGATTCCTCCACCACACCCTCACTCAAGTCTGGCCCTCGGGTTGCGCTATGAGGGTCTGGTTACAGAGATACTTTAAACCAGTGGTACTCCATTGATTTATACAGGGAGCTGTATGTATTGAATGTTTACTGCATAAccattgttcaattttttttccaagtaaACGTTTTACCACTGGTTAAGCTACATCTTGTGTTGGACTCTGTCTTTTGTAGCTGTGTAGCAGGCGAACAACAACAAGGTaacaacattttattacatttattgttGTATGGTATCATTGGGGTCCTCTATCACCAATTGGTAGTCCCAATCACATTGTTGTCCATTTGTGCCAGGGAGGGATCGAGCCAAATTCTGGGGGTTGACAGGCAAattgcaggcccaaatctaaaccagcagatcCTTCGGGGGTGGTGCTACACACCATTGCATGGCGACTGGCCCATCCTGTGCTGCCCATCTCCCTGCAACCTGTGACCTAATTCACAGCCGCTCTCAGACTGACAATAAAGCCAGAAGAGCAGTGCAGTGCGATGCAAATAAAaagacagggaaaaaaaacaatgggaaaGGCAATGATGACATTGAAGAGCCTTTATAATACCACACCTATACAATGTCAATGCTGTTTATGCATCATTTTGCTCACGGCCCTGGCAAAAAAAGGCACCCAGTTTTTAGAAGGATTCACATTCAGCATTCAGGGTCTTCCAACTCCATGAGAGGCTGAACATGGAGGGGTAGgttcggcaggggggggggggtgcagcaaaAAAATTACTTACCAACTGCAATCAACATGTGGCTTGgagcagaccaaaaaaaaagaacatcttaATTGGTGGAGGGGCTGTCTGCTATTCAGCTTGGAACAGGTGGCCATGTGAGGCTCCAGAGGAGgtgttaacccattgtgtgctgatGTGAGGTGGGCTCAGGAAAGTCAGATGTGCCTATTGCAAGGCATTTTTAGGGTTAACCTTTCCGAATTATGTTTACATAATATTTACCTTTTCAGCAGAATATCATTATGAGATATGCTATACATGTTTGTTTCCgtgttaaagtgtttgttttatattagttttggatagagtagggcaggggtctccaaactatggcccgagggccagatgtggcactttactagcctttatccggcccttggggcactattcctcccactgatatgaataactattcctctcactgacaccaacaatggggcactatttcttccacgataccaatgataggatactattcTTCTTACTTATAGTGACACTACTCCTACTCCTATTGACCCCCAACCcaaagccatatttattctcattcATGCcaggcccgtgacattttctgcccctgctggccacattcCGGCCCTCCtcaagtctaaaggacaataaactggccctttgtttgaaaagtttggagacccctggagtaGGGAATGATTTAAACATCTATCATGTTATTTTTTGCTGTCTAGCTGTCTAGgtgatttccattcacttcctgtcatacAGGAAATCAATGAAAATGTCTCCATTGAGTGCAATTAGACAATTGTCAGTGGAACATTTGTCCCAATAAGGTAGATTTGCTCTCAATCTTTGCCATCATGAAACAAAATGTTGGTTTTCACATACTTTTAGTATCAGTGTCAATGGTCACAGGTCTCAGGAGAGGATGAATCACCCACCCCAGCAGGGAAGCACAGCGATGCAAACATGGCAAAGATTCTAAGCCTTCCTCactaattaaaactaaaaaagtacaaaaaaagctttgccttgacataataatataaaaaaatatatagcgatCTATTTAAACTTAATAATTTATAATATAACATTACTCATAATGCTCAAAGATGTTTTATTGTACATTGTTATCCTAATGTTGCATTTCAATCCAAAACAAGCTATAGTTGGGGTTGTACTGATAgaagttattttttattaaaacagaacAGCTGAACATCTGCAATGCTATGAAGgacaatgttattatttatattaaagaGAATAGATAAGGGAATAACAgagaaaaagctatttttttttatgcaattggTGCCATTGCTACATAATTATTGGCTCTGTCAAAGACCACATAGTATTCTCGGATAAACACATCTCCCAAAATCCACAGATCTCCTGAACTGGTTGGCAGGTTCATTGACTGGAATCCACTGGTGCAGTCCTGCTGGCTCTGTGGAATATGAAAACATGTATTAACAAATAATGTCATGCTATCATAAACATTGTGAAGGAAAACCTAGAACTCTCAAGTTACAGAGTGAGaactcttaaagtggaagtaaaaccatctatttgatagtttaaaaaaacagttaacattcccggcataccggaaatgctagatgtcacatttgcttgtgctctcaaccaaactgtcaaaccatccaatggctggtttcataactgatcacatgtgcagcattgtggcagttgcagattaaacagaggccaagatggcggcttccatggctgaaaacaataggagggtttacttccactttaagtttgcATTGTATGCAAATAAATTTGAATACAAtgaatttatacagtatatagtttagAATCTTATATACAAATGATATGTACGCAATTAGTATTCTGAATTGTTGTAGGAATTGACATTGATATTCAGTAAAGGCCCCATCGCACATATCTATGGGTTTGATAAAagatttaaaatatgttttacagTATTACTCTAAAGAACCTACCTGACGAACATATGCACTTGCTGGCAGTGGATATTGGACACCATTGATTGTAAACACAACAGTTGGCATGTTGCTGATGTTGTTGCAGTTGATAACATACTAAATACAGAATGTAAAGATAAGTGTTAtggaaatacacacacacatctccaGCCCAGTTCAACACAAAAGCTATGAATAATTACCTGTCCATTTGAATCTTGACTTGCTCCAATGTAGTACTGAATGTTGGCGATAGGGGTAGATGGTCCAGCCAGAAGAGATGTTCCCGTATCAACAATAGCTGAGCAGGAGCCACTGCATGCAATGACCTGATCTCCAATGGATATGctatgaacaaaacaaaaaaattatatatatatatatatatatatattttaaatagatGAGTGACCCACTTTGACCTTTTGTATAGTTTCATAAATGtgataaatacattttagttCTTGAATATGTACAAGAATCATGGTGCAAAAAGCAGCTCAATTGATGTCTGTTCTTACCTATCCACCGTTATCTGCCAATATGTTTCTGCGGTGAGAGGGACCCAGTTCAGGTTTCCAGTGTAATATGAGGTGTCTACGCCACCAAAGAGAACAAAGCTGCCACTCTGCCCTTGACTAGAAGAGGAAAAAACAATACATGTAAAATTAAACTAAACATGTATAGCAAACTGGGATGACAAGTTAACAGTACTGCCTACATGTAACACATAATATAACATAAATAAAGTCCACTGTGAAGTGTTTGCGCTTCGTGATCACTTCAGTAAATAGTAAAACAATAGTGACTCAAAAAGGTTCTTCAAAGTGCCGAATCCTCCAAGACAGACAGACCACATGGACGTCGTTAGGAGCTAGCAGTCATCTTGGATGAAAGGAACTTCTGAGTTTCTTTAGGCTTATGATGGTTTtacatatttaaatacatttccttttgttattaaataaaatctacatacttcactatgtggtGCTCCCTTCTCTGGCATACTTGATCTGGAGAACTCCAGTGTCTCAAGTGTTTGAGGTAATACAATGGGCAATTCTCAACTACGCTATAGAGCTGAAGGAAGATCTATGGAGGCACTGACGAGCCTTTCAGGGTATCGTCCAATCCTCTTGTCATCAAGTCCTGCCTGTAGATGCCATGTGATCCAGCTTTACTGACAGAAAAGTGTGTACCTAAGCTTGCTTGTGAGTAGGACTATTATTTCACGTTTAAGAAAGCTTTTAcatttggtaatgcactaggtcagtgcgccctcctccttttctttttctttgtagcTATACGGACacccattgttctgaggagggctcAAGACTCtagactttggggcagatccacaaaagaattacgccggcgtatctagtgatacgccacgtaattttaaagttcccgcttcgtatttttgttttgtatctacaaaacaagatacgacggcatctgggatcgatccgacaggcgtacgtcttagtacgccgtcggatcttaggggcaTTTTttccgccagccgctaggtgcgtttccgtctaattctgcgtcgagtatgcaaattagctagttacggcgatccacgaacgtacgtccggccggcgcatttttttacgtcgtttgcgtttggctttttccggcgtatagttaaagctgctttatggtggcgtactcaatgttaagtatggccgtcgttcccgcgtttaaatttgaattttttacgtcgtttgcgtaagtcgttcgcgaatagggatttgcatagaatgacatcaccgtcataagcattggcttgttccggtttaatttcgagcatgcacactgggatacccccacggacagtgcatgcgccattcaaaaaaaaacgttgtttacgtcgggtcacaacgtatttacataaaacacgcccccatcacagccatttgaattctgcgcccttacgccgccaaatatacactacgccgccataacttacggtgcgaattctttgaggatttgaagaaaaaagataagttacggcggcgtagtgtatcttagatacactacgtggatctgcccctttgtctctAACTAAAGACTGGACTACGTAATCCTTGTCTAGCGAAACACCGGAGCGCAGGagtttttttgttctgtgggCACTAACAGCTGCACATTCCTGGTCCTGTGTGCTCTGCTCCATTTGACAAGGGTCAAAACTATCTGGTTTAGTGGGACGTGAACGGCATGTGGTCTGTCTCTCTTGGAGTATTCGGCACTTTGAAGCACCTTTCTATTTGAAGCGCCATTGTGTGTCACTATTTATTCAGTGATCACGAAGCACTGACACTTTACTGTAGACATTTTGTATGTTATAATATGTGTTACATGTAGGTAGAACTCTTGGATTTGTCACAATCTTGGACACACTGTTCTGTTATCACAGTACAGTATAACAGCAGCTACCTGAATATATAGCATTGCTTATACAagtttagccagattcagaaagactggcttaagtttgtgcgggcgtagcgtatctcagatatactacgccgccgtaacttagagaggcaggtaccgtattcacaaagaacttgcgtcctaagttacggcggcgtagtgtaaatgggccggcgtaattcaaagtaggctggtagtgggcgtgttgtatggtaatgaatcgtgacccgacgtaaatgacgcgcctaacgaactgcgcatgcgccgtccgtggacgtatcccagtgcgcatgctcaaaatcacgtcgcaaatagtcaatgctttcgacgtgaatgtaacctacgcccagccccattcacgtacgacttgcgcaaacgatgtaaatgatgtgaaatttgacggctgttccgacgtccatacttaacattggctgcgccatctttttggtggtttatctttacgcctgaaatacgccttacgtaaatggcgtatcgggcgcaagtacgtttgtgaataggcgtatattgcttattagaatatgcaaatattgcttatttgcatattctaggcgtaaatacacgtacacgcccctagcggccagcgtaaatatgcagctaagatacgatggcgtaggagacttacaccggtcgtatcttagcaacatttaagcgtatctcagtttgagaatacgcttaaagatacaacggcgcagattcggacttacaacggtgtatctactgatacgccatcgtaagtcttactgaatctggctagttGTTCTTTTTGCCATTTAGCACAGGTATTCAGATAGTCATTTTGGAAGCTATAGGCAAACGGTGTACCACAATTCTCAATGTGATGATCAGTGCATGGCAGTAATTTACCTTAAAGCTAAAATCTTCAATGGAAAATCTAGGTTCCACATCTCATATAATAACTTCAGGCTATCTTTTGACATTGGAAATTTGAGGGTGAATCCTTAACTTTATCAGCGAATAAACCTTTGCTTTCTATCAAGGACCAACTCTACACTCACTCATGCTCACTCACTACAATCTAACAAAAATCACATTCTTTAAAGCCTTCAATAATTATGTTAAAAGTAGCCTTGTCCGTCTgctaaaaatttgcatttaaaataGTGCAACCCTTCAGAATGAATGCAGGTAAAATCAGGACTTCTAGGGTCCATGCTAGAGAAATTTTAAGGGACATGCCACGTGTCCATATCTGACAGATTTCTATATCCATCATTTTAgcagaaatactgtatataaaatataaaacttttataaATGATTAGATATTCCATTAAGGTATCAGATATGTAAATTTCTTCTGTGGAGAGGAGTACATATTTCCTTTTTAGTATTGACTGCACTGATTGCAGTGTGGAACTCTCTGTACAGGCACCTATAACAGTGCAAATAAGTGACTTGATTGCAGCTACAGTATATCTACACTGGAGTCCTTTCTGGTTTACCAGTTCAAACTCAGCACTCAATTTTTAGCATAAAAGTCCCAATAGTTTGAATATGACCAGACTCAAAACAAAGTAGTTTTGTGTGTGTGAGTTGCACACATACAGCATTTCTAAATGATTTCAAAAGCAATGTTTAACTTAAATTACTAGCTTGCCTACTTTACCTCTAATTTTACCATTTTCACTCTTTGAAGTATATTACCACTACTTAAAATTAAATTTGTGATTTTGGATTGGAATAATTTATCAGTTTGAGTCCAAGCTGCAATTCGGGGGCCTTGAATGCaacttttaaaatagcatttttcaCTCACGAACTTAGATAGACAGAGAAGAGATCCTGAGGGACGAGACCCTGGTTCCACATATTATCAAATACAGGTGTAGCTTGAGAAGATGCCAAGCTTGGAAATGCCAATCCCAAGATTCCATCAAAAGGAGAATAATACAAGAATGATCCAGGTTCAGACTGGCTCAAACCAAAAATCTGGTTAGTGATTTGGATGTTTCCAACCTGAGGGTATAAAAAGAACAAAGTATGTGCTAATGCTAAAATTTAAACTATTTTCCTTTAACCTAAAGGAATGTATTTCGGACAGTTAAACAATAGATAGGGTACATCAATTCTCTACTACTGAGAGAGCAACTTGTTTACGATATCATAATGCCATCACAAGTTTCAGCGGGATTTCGCAAGAATTGCTAGATTCACCAGGGTTGGCCGTCCCACAACTAGTATGAAAGTACATTCAGTTTTACAGGAGAAATAgctctgtaatttttttaaatatatacattgCTAAGTGTATAACAATATCATTACTGTAATCAATGTAAGACTTTTAGTCACTTCTTGCTCTTACCTGCACCGTGTCATATCCAAGAAACCCAGACATGCTACCAGTGCCATATTGGATAGATACTGGGGTGTTGGTAGCTTGGAAGGTTGATGATTTCTGTGGGTTAAACATGTGGTGAttggctgaaagaaaaaaaatgttagtggGGCCAGGGTTTCCCTTTGCATAACcatgcactttttttctgcaccTTGGCACAAAGTTAAGTGGTACAGTAATAAAATGTATGGGTTACTGTGTTAACTGAAAGTGTCAGGATCTTAAATGTTATTTAACATATTTAGagcagaaattaaaaaatgtggTTATATTTAGTCTATATTATATGCACAATTTTATTGACAGTGGAGCTCAGAGTGAGAAGACGTGCCCTCTCTGCTTGCATGACAGAGTCAAAATGACTTCCTCTCACTCTGACTATTGCATAGCCTGGTGACTGAGTTTGGGAAGGAGGTGGGATAGATCTGTgctaagggggtctgtactgagggtaaAGGGGATGTTTCTACTATTGAGGGGTCTGTATGGGGGGGAAGGGGTCTCTACTACTCAGGTACTGGAGGAATGGAGAATGACTGTGCTGAGAGATATCTTTACTTGCGGATTGGGAGGTTGTGAGGAGtctttactgggggggggggttctacaaTATGAGGttgggggtggcaaacaaccacAATTGAACTGCGCTACCCCCCTCACAGCTTGTGGCACAGCGGATCAAGATGTTAACTAGTTGGTGATGCATCAGGCAATTTAACACCTCCTCATTGACTGTCAAATGCTGCCTGAAGTGTGATCCGACAGTGGTCTGCTCTTTAAAGAGCAAAAAAAGTGTGAATGAGCCATTTGGGGTCTTTACTGGGGGCGGGGAATGGGGAGTGCTTTTTCTTCGGAGTGTATACTAGAAAAGGTGTGATTTCTACTACTGATGGGTCTGTACTGGAGAGGCTGGCATGGCAGGGGAGAGTTGGGAGAGAGGTCTGTGCTGGGGGGAAGTTTGTACTGAGGAGTTTATGCT
Proteins encoded in this window:
- the LOC120909127 gene encoding pepsin A-like, whose translation is MKILLLLGLVVLAECGVVKVSLRKGESLRARLNRLGLLGDYLKKHHYNPATKYFPSLAQASGEPLQNYMDIEYFGTISIGTPPQSFTVIFDTGSSNLWVPSVYCSSPACTNHHMFNPQKSSTFQATNTPVSIQYGTGSMSGFLGYDTVQVGNIQITNQIFGLSQSEPGSFLYYSPFDGILGLAFPSLASSQATPVFDNMWNQGLVPQDLFSVYLSSQGQSGSFVLFGGVDTSYYTGNLNWVPLTAETYWQITVDSISIGDQVIACSGSCSAIVDTGTSLLAGPSTPIANIQYYIGASQDSNGQYVINCNNISNMPTVVFTINGVQYPLPASAYVRQSQQDCTSGFQSMNLPTSSGDLWILGDVFIREYYVVFDRANNYVAMAPIA